A DNA window from Bacteroidota bacterium contains the following coding sequences:
- the cas4 gene encoding CRISPR-associated protein Cas4, with amino-acid sequence MTITGTHINYYFVCQRKLWLFSRGLQMEQTSDTVLLGRLIDESSFERKDKSIDIDGAIVIDWIDGKSGIIHEVKKSDSMEEAHTWQVLYYLWYLKQKGVTGIKGEIDYPKLKQKVEVTLTPEKETELAATLENIRTILKQNEIPDRINKRFCKTCSYFDLCWVST; translated from the coding sequence ATGACGATCACCGGTACCCACATTAACTATTATTTTGTTTGTCAAAGGAAGCTCTGGCTCTTCTCGCGCGGTCTGCAGATGGAGCAAACGTCGGACACGGTGCTGCTCGGCAGGCTCATTGATGAATCGAGCTTCGAGCGGAAGGACAAGAGCATCGACATCGACGGCGCCATTGTGATAGATTGGATCGACGGAAAATCGGGCATCATCCACGAGGTCAAGAAATCCGACAGCATGGAGGAAGCACATACGTGGCAAGTGTTATACTATCTGTGGTATCTGAAGCAAAAAGGAGTCACGGGCATCAAGGGCGAAATCGACTATCCTAAGTTGAAACAAAAAGTCGAGGTGACGTTGACACCGGAGAAGGAAACCGAACTCGCAGCAACGCTGGAGAACATCCGGACGATCTTGAAGCAGAACGAGATACCCGATCGTATCAACAAGCGTTTCTGCAAAACGTGCAGCTACTTTGACCTCTGCTGGGTGTCAACATGA